The following coding sequences lie in one Pontibacter sp. G13 genomic window:
- a CDS encoding outer membrane beta-barrel family protein gives MNLNVTLKRDRRRFGICFPKTAALVLLSCLSLCQLAFAQEGGRRPGGEGRQGRGGRMPYAQRPAIGTLTGKIVDSDTGKPLEFATITLMVMPKDSIVGGTISNGKGTFSMTEVRVGMYKAKVEFLGYEAQIIEDIRIFPRNPIFDLGAVQLSAQAVETEEVEITAERSFQTIALDRKIYQVDKLIAAESGSANEILETLPSVEVDIDGNVSLRGSQNVRILVDGRPSGLTGLDRTAILEQIPASTIERVEIITNPSAKFSPDGMAGIINIVLKKNKLKGFNGSVTAAAGTRDKYNSSFSLNYRNAKWNVSTNYGFRYDNRFMKGTTYQINFLDQEFPIMDQVNDGNRGGISHTGRMAIDYYLNPKNTISLTGTLSDRGGLSEGLNEFAFFDMEESLLQTSTRASSDTSNRGSYDVGLNYEKTFKQEGRKFVASANYALSNGYSNSYFNETFLDESGNPSVNPDDIQFTNSDMDNQVYTFTADYEHPTKKGKLELGARTTLRSIGTDFYSESMDAEGNLNPDVDLINDFVYSEDIFAAYATWGQKVKRFSYQVGLRAEQALTSADLITTGETFENDYFRLYPSAHLGFDLGNRQEVMLSYSRRVNRPRGRQLNPFARYDNPYLIRKGNPFLNPEMNNSFELGYSKYFEKSTLNASIYYRRMSDVINRLLVVDSTGVTTATYANFSQAENIGAELIGSAQVTKWWNLNGSANFYYFTVDGANVDADLINSGWAWGGRIMNMFKASKSLDFQLMVFYRAPRVTAQGEFRGFQWVDFSGKYTFLNRKASINLRLSDVFNMRRMMLTTDTDEIYTDLMRRRESQIGYLTFTYRFGNQVKNMRKRGRNREGGGMQDMGGDDLF, from the coding sequence ATGAACCTGAATGTTACCCTCAAAAGGGACCGCCGACGCTTCGGAATTTGCTTCCCCAAAACCGCAGCCTTGGTGTTGTTGAGTTGCTTATCGTTATGCCAACTGGCTTTTGCCCAAGAGGGAGGTAGACGCCCAGGAGGTGAAGGAAGGCAAGGAAGAGGTGGAAGGATGCCTTATGCCCAACGACCCGCGATTGGTACCTTGACGGGGAAAATCGTAGATAGCGATACCGGAAAACCCCTGGAATTTGCCACGATCACCCTCATGGTCATGCCCAAAGATTCCATCGTTGGGGGTACCATTTCCAATGGCAAAGGTACATTCTCCATGACGGAGGTTCGTGTGGGGATGTACAAGGCCAAAGTCGAGTTTCTGGGGTATGAAGCTCAAATCATAGAAGACATCCGGATTTTTCCAAGGAATCCGATCTTCGATCTCGGCGCAGTCCAACTGTCTGCCCAAGCGGTGGAAACAGAGGAAGTCGAAATCACCGCCGAACGATCCTTTCAGACCATTGCCCTCGATCGCAAGATCTACCAAGTGGACAAGCTGATTGCAGCAGAAAGTGGTTCCGCCAATGAAATCCTCGAAACCCTGCCTTCTGTAGAGGTGGATATCGATGGAAATGTATCCCTGCGCGGTAGCCAGAATGTGCGGATCTTGGTAGACGGAAGACCCTCCGGATTGACGGGATTGGACCGGACGGCGATTCTCGAGCAGATTCCTGCATCTACCATCGAGCGTGTGGAAATCATCACCAACCCTTCCGCCAAATTTTCTCCTGACGGGATGGCTGGGATCATCAATATCGTCCTCAAGAAAAATAAGCTCAAAGGCTTCAATGGATCGGTGACTGCTGCAGCAGGTACACGAGACAAATACAACAGCTCATTTAGCCTCAACTATCGCAACGCCAAGTGGAATGTCTCCACCAATTATGGATTCCGATATGACAATCGCTTCATGAAGGGAACCACCTACCAGATCAATTTCCTCGATCAGGAATTCCCCATCATGGATCAGGTGAATGACGGCAACCGTGGCGGAATTTCCCATACCGGCCGTATGGCGATTGATTATTACCTCAATCCCAAGAACACCATCTCCCTCACGGGTACGCTGAGTGATCGAGGCGGGCTTTCTGAGGGACTGAATGAGTTCGCCTTCTTCGATATGGAGGAATCCTTGTTGCAAACTTCTACCCGTGCGTCTTCTGACACGAGCAACCGGGGGAGCTATGATGTGGGATTGAACTACGAAAAGACTTTCAAACAGGAAGGCCGGAAGTTCGTGGCGAGCGCCAACTATGCGCTCTCCAATGGGTATAGCAACAGCTATTTCAATGAGACCTTCCTCGACGAATCAGGCAATCCTTCTGTGAATCCGGATGATATCCAATTCACCAATTCCGACATGGACAATCAGGTCTACACCTTCACCGCCGATTACGAGCATCCCACCAAGAAGGGCAAGCTGGAATTGGGCGCTCGTACGACGTTGAGATCTATCGGAACGGATTTTTACTCCGAGTCTATGGATGCAGAAGGGAACCTGAACCCTGATGTGGACCTGATCAATGATTTCGTTTACTCCGAAGACATCTTTGCAGCCTACGCCACTTGGGGCCAGAAGGTCAAGCGATTTAGCTACCAGGTGGGGTTGCGAGCTGAACAAGCCCTGACTTCTGCGGACCTGATCACGACGGGCGAAACCTTCGAAAACGACTATTTCCGCTTGTATCCGAGCGCGCACTTGGGCTTTGACCTCGGCAATCGTCAGGAGGTCATGTTGAGCTATTCCCGCCGGGTCAATCGCCCACGTGGTCGCCAACTCAATCCATTTGCGAGATATGACAACCCTTACTTGATCCGAAAAGGGAATCCTTTCCTGAATCCCGAGATGAACAATTCCTTCGAATTGGGCTACAGCAAGTACTTCGAAAAGTCGACCCTCAATGCTTCGATCTACTACCGCAGAATGTCGGATGTGATCAACCGCTTGCTGGTGGTGGATAGCACGGGCGTGACGACTGCTACGTATGCCAACTTCTCCCAAGCGGAAAATATCGGTGCGGAACTGATCGGAAGTGCGCAGGTGACCAAGTGGTGGAACCTCAACGGAAGTGCCAATTTCTACTACTTTACCGTGGATGGGGCCAATGTGGACGCTGACCTCATCAACAGCGGTTGGGCTTGGGGCGGTCGCATCATGAACATGTTCAAAGCCTCCAAAAGCCTTGATTTTCAGTTGATGGTGTTCTACCGGGCGCCGCGAGTCACTGCCCAAGGCGAATTCCGAGGCTTCCAGTGGGTAGATTTTTCTGGGAAATATACCTTCCTCAATCGCAAGGCAAGCATCAATTTGCGCCTTTCCGACGTCTTCAACATGCGTCGGATGATGCTCACCACCGATACCGACGAAATCTATACCGACCTGATGCGTCGCCGAGAGTCCCAGATCGGGTACTTGACCTTTACGTATCGCTTCGGTAACCAAGTCAAAAATATGCGTAAGCGTGGCCGTAACCGCGAAGGTGGCGGCATGCAAGACATGGGGGGGGATGACTTGTTCTAA
- a CDS encoding GNAT family N-acyltransferase, translated as MKDLVSTQDFVKAAHLHRIGMAGVAKPLMKFAGLHEINSIYRNLYDQKGLDFADGFLEEMGVQLNFEGTGISKIPKEGPFVTVSNHPYGLLDGIILLKLFTEIRPDFKIMAHFILKQMEPVADRFIPVNPLEQSTAYSSFAGMKHAWSHLREGHPLGIFPAGEVSTYHKSEKKVCDRDWQLPALKLIKRAEVPIIPVYFSGTNSMLFHLLGMIHPTLRTVAIPSETLKKKNSEVTVRVGSPIHPKELKSLQEPTEMGKYLRARTYALGTGFKTQTPIKPLPIKLNNKKPVDLADSQPISEIELEIDALRELHRVVDHKPFEVFVAPAEKCPKILKELGRLRELCFREVGEGTNQALDLDEFDSYYQHLILWDREASRIVGAYRLGLGDQIMRYFGREGFYSSTLFTIQGGLDYILRESVELGRSFIISEYQRKRLPLFLLWKGIYEFLTLNPQFRYLIGPVSISQDYSPLSRALMVELTQRHYFDPELAQFVQAKNPYKKQRKFGDEVDTLMAGITNDLKQIDKLLDDIEQGAARLPVLLKKYIHQNAKIIGFNVDPAFNNSLDGFTVLDLRQLPDSTNEQMNKSLK; from the coding sequence ATGAAGGACCTTGTCAGCACACAAGATTTTGTGAAGGCCGCCCATTTGCATCGCATTGGGATGGCTGGAGTCGCCAAACCTTTGATGAAGTTTGCCGGACTGCACGAAATCAACTCCATCTACCGCAATCTTTACGACCAGAAGGGACTGGACTTCGCAGATGGATTCCTAGAGGAAATGGGCGTGCAGCTCAATTTCGAAGGGACAGGCATCAGCAAAATCCCCAAAGAAGGCCCCTTCGTCACCGTTTCCAATCACCCCTACGGATTGTTGGACGGCATCATCCTCCTGAAACTCTTCACCGAGATACGCCCGGATTTCAAGATCATGGCACATTTCATCCTCAAGCAGATGGAACCCGTGGCCGATCGCTTCATTCCTGTCAATCCGCTCGAACAGTCTACGGCCTATTCCAGCTTTGCAGGCATGAAACATGCTTGGAGTCATCTCCGCGAAGGGCATCCACTCGGAATCTTCCCTGCTGGGGAGGTCTCCACCTACCACAAGAGCGAGAAAAAAGTATGTGATCGGGACTGGCAACTCCCCGCACTCAAGCTCATCAAACGTGCCGAGGTGCCCATCATCCCCGTATACTTCTCCGGTACCAATAGCATGCTCTTCCACCTGCTGGGTATGATCCACCCTACCCTGCGTACGGTGGCCATTCCGTCCGAAACGCTCAAAAAGAAAAACTCAGAAGTCACGGTTCGGGTAGGCTCTCCCATCCACCCCAAGGAGCTCAAAAGCCTTCAGGAACCCACCGAAATGGGCAAATACCTGCGGGCACGGACCTACGCACTCGGAACGGGATTCAAGACCCAGACACCGATCAAACCGCTTCCGATCAAGCTCAACAACAAAAAACCCGTAGATCTCGCCGATTCGCAGCCAATCTCCGAAATCGAATTGGAAATCGATGCGCTCCGTGAACTCCACCGGGTCGTGGACCACAAGCCTTTCGAAGTATTCGTCGCTCCTGCCGAAAAATGCCCCAAAATCCTTAAGGAGTTGGGACGGTTGCGGGAACTCTGCTTCCGAGAAGTGGGAGAAGGAACTAATCAGGCGCTTGATCTCGACGAATTTGACAGCTACTACCAGCATCTCATCCTCTGGGATCGTGAAGCATCCAGAATCGTAGGCGCGTACCGTCTGGGATTGGGAGACCAGATCATGCGCTACTTTGGCCGTGAGGGATTCTATTCCTCCACGCTGTTCACCATTCAAGGGGGACTGGATTACATTCTGCGTGAATCGGTGGAATTGGGCCGCTCATTCATCATCTCTGAGTATCAGCGCAAGCGCCTGCCGTTGTTCTTGTTGTGGAAAGGGATTTACGAATTCTTGACCCTCAATCCGCAGTTCCGATACCTCATCGGACCCGTGAGTATTTCGCAGGATTATTCGCCGCTGTCTCGTGCGCTCATGGTGGAGTTAACGCAGCGCCACTATTTCGACCCGGAATTGGCGCAGTTTGTCCAAGCCAAAAACCCCTACAAGAAGCAGCGCAAATTTGGCGACGAGGTAGACACGCTCATGGCGGGTATCACCAACGACCTCAAACAGATCGACAAATTGCTGGATGATATCGAGCAGGGAGCAGCCAGACTTCCCGTGCTGCTCAAGAAGTATATTCACCAGAATGCCAAGATCATCGGCTTCAATGTCGATCCGGCATTCAACAACTCATTGGACGGATTCACCGTGTTGGACCTTCGCCAGCTCCCCGATTCCACCAATGAGCAGATGAATAAATCGCTCAAATAA
- a CDS encoding serine hydrolase domain-containing protein, which produces MLARIFFVLVCSAILVVIPGGEVGKSQAHFSPEAADQSWKEWESVSLQLLKSEELCEYFEYLHRRRRFNGAVLIAEKGTILHAGAYGWANQADKELLSMNSAFQLASVSKVFTATAIMLLHQQGKLNVDDEVSKHLSGWPYKGMTIRHLLSHRSGMGRYMAVAGQYWRTPRKAMSNEDVLRIYRRRKPVIFFRAGKGFNYCNTNYVFLASIVEHISGKSFRQFMHDEIFQPLDMEDAMIYSRVDDPEIPHEAIGYKVGRRGYYRAYNDYIDGVVGDKNMYASVMDLFKFDQAIWNGKLLNEETLALMTEPNTPGNRVNNYGLGWRMKKKNGHTIPYHFGWWRGFRTCMLHDPEGDRTIIVLTNRDHPGLNVNYWRIYEKLLSLDMEPINWDEWEEEMEADSLMEDEIDFDEELGASLMELFD; this is translated from the coding sequence ATGTTGGCTAGGATATTTTTTGTTCTTGTTTGTTCCGCGATATTGGTCGTGATCCCTGGCGGGGAGGTTGGGAAATCCCAAGCTCATTTCTCTCCAGAGGCAGCAGACCAATCATGGAAAGAGTGGGAATCGGTTTCCCTTCAGTTGCTGAAATCAGAGGAGTTGTGCGAGTATTTCGAATACTTGCACCGCCGCCGCAGATTCAATGGGGCGGTCTTGATCGCAGAAAAAGGAACAATCCTGCATGCAGGCGCCTATGGATGGGCAAATCAGGCGGACAAGGAGTTGTTATCCATGAACTCTGCCTTCCAGTTGGCGAGTGTATCCAAAGTCTTCACGGCCACCGCCATCATGCTCTTGCATCAGCAAGGCAAGCTGAACGTCGATGACGAAGTCTCCAAGCATTTGTCCGGATGGCCATATAAGGGGATGACCATCCGGCATTTGCTGTCCCACCGCTCCGGTATGGGACGATACATGGCAGTTGCTGGCCAATATTGGCGCACACCTCGCAAAGCCATGTCCAATGAAGATGTCCTCAGGATTTATCGCCGCCGCAAACCGGTGATTTTCTTCCGAGCAGGCAAGGGCTTCAATTACTGCAACACCAACTACGTATTTCTCGCTTCTATCGTCGAGCATATCTCTGGCAAGTCATTCCGCCAATTCATGCATGACGAGATCTTCCAGCCGCTGGACATGGAGGATGCCATGATTTACAGCCGGGTGGATGATCCAGAGATACCGCATGAGGCCATTGGCTACAAAGTGGGACGCAGAGGGTACTATCGCGCATACAATGACTACATCGACGGGGTCGTAGGAGACAAAAACATGTATGCAAGCGTGATGGACCTCTTCAAATTCGATCAGGCCATCTGGAATGGAAAATTGCTCAATGAGGAAACGCTGGCACTCATGACCGAGCCCAACACCCCGGGCAACCGCGTCAACAACTATGGGTTGGGATGGCGGATGAAGAAGAAAAATGGCCATACCATTCCTTACCACTTTGGCTGGTGGAGAGGATTCCGGACCTGCATGCTACACGATCCTGAAGGCGACCGTACCATCATCGTTTTGACCAACCGCGATCATCCGGGCCTCAACGTCAACTACTGGCGAATCTATGAGAAACTCCTGAGCCTCGACATGGAACCCATCAATTGGGACGAGTGGGAAGAGGAAATGGAGGCTGATTCCTTGATGGAGGATGAAATAGACTTCGACGAGGAGCTAGGCGCTTCGCTGATGGAGCTATTTGATTGA
- a CDS encoding gluconokinase, whose translation MLLVIMGVSGTGKSTLGHLLAQQSGWEFWDGDDFHPEANVQKMAAGIPLEDEDRYPWLKAIHRHLAQLEAHNQSGIIACSALKAQYRTLLSEGLNTVKFVWLTGEASLIAHRMQARSAHFMPSSLLASQLATLEDPEDAVKLDIAHSPEDLAQQVWKELGVSIK comes from the coding sequence ATGCTACTCGTGATCATGGGGGTGTCCGGCACAGGTAAATCCACCCTCGGACATTTGCTCGCCCAACAAAGCGGATGGGAATTTTGGGATGGTGATGATTTTCACCCAGAAGCCAATGTCCAGAAGATGGCAGCGGGAATTCCCCTAGAGGATGAAGATCGATACCCTTGGCTCAAAGCCATCCATCGTCATCTCGCCCAATTGGAAGCCCACAACCAATCTGGCATCATCGCTTGCTCTGCGCTCAAAGCTCAGTATCGAACCTTGTTGTCCGAAGGATTGAATACTGTGAAATTCGTATGGCTAACCGGAGAAGCCAGCCTGATCGCTCATCGAATGCAGGCTCGATCCGCCCACTTCATGCCGTCTTCCCTGCTGGCTAGTCAGCTTGCGACCTTGGAAGACCCCGAGGATGCCGTCAAACTGGACATCGCACATTCCCCCGAAGATCTGGCTCAGCAGGTCTGGAAGGAATTGGGCGTATCAATCAAATAG
- a CDS encoding DUF2723 domain-containing protein, with the protein MDYRKINNLTGWGSFIIAMVVYLMTMAPTASYWDCGEFIACSNELEVPHPPGAPLFLLIGRLFAMFGSVISDDPATIAWMLNLMSALASAFTVLFTFWITTHLAKRMMVQNEGTPNSTQTLVIMGAGMVAALANTFADSFWFNAVEAEVYAMSSFFTAIVVWLMFKWEERADEPRNERWIILIAYLMGMSIGVHLLNLLTIPALAFLYYFRKHEFTWQGFIVTGLISVAILGVIQSGIIVYTFDIAWFFETIFSGIQEGAFTSGMGLPMGTGLVIFAFLLVAALVGLTIYSVRTQNTLLNTIALCVVVIYIGFSSYMMIPIRSGANPPIDENNPENTQTFLSYMKREQYGNRPLVYGPLYNARPNGLETTGKEYAIEEGNNRYVELGDKRAYTYADRDKKFFPRMYERSRYDAGRFGYKNFVKNQGANQQDPMDDRPTKGEDFSFFINYQVIHMYWRYFMWNFAGRESDVQDAGWESGFAFNKTKQMPDFMKHDPSKNHFFFIPLLMGLLGLFWQSSKRGSDAAIVALLFFFTGLAIILYLNQYPNQPRERDYSFAGSFQTFAIWIGLGTVALYQLLEKYLKGTAAYLAVGLAMVAPVLMGAQGWDDHSRKGRYIAPESAYNLLNSLAKNAVLFTNGDNDTFPLWYLQEVEGVRTDVRVLCLSYVNTDWYINQMYEQMNESPALPLSLKAAQYSGQANQSKGFGAKKTLAVQLPVNTQALLQSGIISEAEVANVVSPMRWNVGTRGGGQNRYLELKDILILNLLENVANGNWERPVYFANTVSPGAFLNLQPFLRQEGLAYRILPIKNTQEPDPFDPTFRGSLDHDRMEKNLTEVFKYTNLDNPDVYYDENIRRMLGNYYYTFTRLASDMLRKREALMRVNNEMRGQLANGGNADSIQTAMSANSAEIQSLNDRATRLMDFTYEKFPFDAVTPDPYSVLRVGIIYDRLGDREKADMYYDFVQKRSIETLKYYSATGDPFRKTREYYFPLQLLGQQFAQTGRAEKLNTLQAQMSELNMRNLGLQ; encoded by the coding sequence ATGGATTACAGAAAGATTAACAATCTCACCGGTTGGGGTAGCTTTATCATCGCAATGGTCGTGTACCTGATGACGATGGCTCCCACTGCCAGTTATTGGGATTGTGGAGAATTCATTGCATGCTCAAATGAATTGGAGGTGCCTCACCCACCTGGAGCGCCCCTATTTTTGCTGATCGGTCGCCTCTTTGCGATGTTCGGTTCAGTGATTAGCGATGATCCCGCAACCATCGCGTGGATGCTCAACCTCATGAGTGCCCTCGCCAGTGCATTTACTGTACTGTTTACCTTCTGGATCACCACCCACCTCGCCAAGCGCATGATGGTCCAAAATGAAGGAACTCCCAATAGCACCCAGACCTTGGTCATTATGGGCGCAGGGATGGTCGCCGCTTTGGCCAATACTTTTGCGGATTCCTTTTGGTTCAACGCTGTGGAAGCGGAGGTTTACGCCATGTCCTCATTCTTCACCGCCATCGTGGTATGGTTGATGTTCAAATGGGAAGAAAGAGCAGATGAGCCCCGCAATGAGCGCTGGATCATTTTGATTGCCTATCTGATGGGAATGTCCATTGGGGTTCACTTGTTGAACTTGCTGACGATTCCTGCTTTGGCCTTCTTGTATTATTTCCGCAAGCACGAGTTTACTTGGCAGGGCTTCATCGTAACGGGGCTGATCTCCGTGGCGATTTTGGGCGTCATCCAATCCGGCATCATTGTCTACACCTTTGATATCGCGTGGTTCTTCGAAACGATCTTCTCCGGAATTCAAGAGGGAGCGTTCACCAGTGGCATGGGATTGCCAATGGGTACTGGTTTGGTGATTTTTGCCTTCTTGTTGGTGGCTGCTTTGGTCGGTTTGACGATCTACAGTGTCCGCACCCAAAACACCTTGCTCAATACCATTGCACTCTGTGTAGTCGTCATCTACATCGGTTTCTCTTCATACATGATGATTCCGATTCGCTCTGGTGCCAATCCTCCGATCGACGAGAACAACCCCGAAAATACACAGACCTTCCTGTCCTACATGAAGCGTGAGCAGTACGGAAACCGCCCATTGGTTTACGGACCGCTTTACAACGCTCGCCCGAATGGACTCGAAACGACTGGCAAAGAATACGCGATCGAAGAAGGAAACAACCGCTACGTCGAACTCGGCGACAAGCGCGCGTACACCTACGCTGACCGTGACAAGAAATTCTTCCCACGCATGTACGAGCGCAGCCGCTACGATGCTGGAAGATTTGGATACAAGAATTTTGTCAAAAACCAAGGGGCCAACCAACAGGACCCGATGGATGACCGCCCCACTAAAGGAGAGGATTTCAGCTTCTTTATCAACTATCAGGTCATCCACATGTACTGGCGCTACTTCATGTGGAACTTCGCAGGTCGTGAGAGCGATGTGCAAGATGCTGGCTGGGAAAGTGGATTTGCTTTCAACAAGACCAAGCAGATGCCTGACTTCATGAAGCATGATCCGAGCAAGAATCACTTCTTCTTCATTCCATTGCTGATGGGCTTGCTGGGCTTGTTCTGGCAATCGTCCAAGCGAGGATCAGATGCAGCGATTGTAGCCTTGCTGTTCTTCTTTACCGGCTTGGCGATCATCTTGTACTTGAACCAGTATCCGAACCAACCTCGTGAGCGGGATTACTCCTTCGCAGGATCTTTCCAGACGTTTGCTATCTGGATTGGACTGGGTACGGTAGCCTTGTACCAATTGCTCGAGAAATACCTCAAGGGAACCGCGGCTTATTTGGCAGTAGGACTCGCGATGGTTGCTCCTGTCCTCATGGGAGCCCAAGGCTGGGATGATCACTCCCGTAAAGGCCGTTATATCGCGCCTGAGTCAGCATACAACTTGCTGAACTCCCTCGCCAAGAATGCAGTTCTCTTCACCAACGGTGATAATGATACCTTCCCATTGTGGTACCTGCAAGAAGTGGAAGGCGTGCGTACCGATGTCCGTGTACTTTGCTTGAGCTACGTGAATACTGACTGGTACATCAATCAGATGTATGAGCAGATGAACGAATCTCCTGCCTTGCCTTTGTCTTTGAAAGCTGCTCAGTACTCTGGACAAGCCAATCAGTCCAAAGGATTTGGCGCTAAAAAGACGTTGGCGGTTCAATTGCCCGTCAATACTCAGGCTTTGCTTCAGTCAGGTATCATCAGCGAGGCAGAAGTGGCCAATGTGGTCTCTCCGATGCGCTGGAATGTCGGCACACGTGGTGGTGGCCAGAACCGCTACCTCGAATTGAAGGATATCCTGATCTTGAACTTGCTGGAAAATGTCGCCAACGGTAACTGGGAGCGTCCAGTATACTTCGCGAATACCGTATCTCCTGGGGCTTTCCTGAACCTACAGCCATTCCTTCGCCAAGAAGGCCTTGCTTACCGGATTCTGCCGATCAAGAATACGCAGGAGCCTGATCCATTCGATCCTACATTCCGTGGTTCTTTGGATCATGACCGCATGGAGAAGAACCTCACAGAGGTATTCAAATACACCAACCTCGACAATCCTGATGTGTACTATGACGAGAACATCCGCCGGATGCTCGGAAACTATTACTACACGTTCACCCGATTGGCGAGTGATATGCTCCGCAAGCGTGAGGCGCTCATGCGTGTCAACAATGAGATGCGCGGACAATTGGCAAATGGCGGCAATGCGGATTCTATCCAGACGGCGATGTCAGCCAATTCTGCCGAAATCCAATCACTGAATGACCGTGCCACACGATTGATGGACTTCACCTATGAGAAGTTCCCATTCGATGCCGTGACACCAGATCCATACTCAGTACTGCGTGTCGGTATCATCTACGATCGTTTGGGCGATCGCGAGAAGGCGGACATGTACTACGACTTTGTGCAGAAGCGCTCCATCGAGACGCTGAAGTACTACAGCGCGACTGGAGATCCATTCCGCAAGACTCGTGAGTACTACTTCCCACTTCAGTTGCTTGGACAGCAATTCGCCCAGACAGGCCGCGCCGAAAAGCTGAATACGCTTCAAGCGCAAATGAGCGAGTTGAACATGAGAAATCTCGGGCTTCAGTAG
- the rpsB gene encoding 30S ribosomal protein S2: MEQPTYQQLLEAGVHFGHLRKKWNPQMSPYIFMERNGIHIIDLNKTLRMLETATKAAKQLAISGRKIMFVATKKQAKEIVAAEAKRVNMPYVTERWLGGMLTNFATVRKSIKRMKNIEKMKVDGTFERINKKERLMFTREQAKLEKVIGGIADLNRLPSALFIVDIKKEHIAVNEARNLGITTIGMVDTNSNPNLVDFPIPANDDATKSIQLILRTITDAITEGLEERKKRREEDRVKKEADRQRAEETEAPADK; encoded by the coding sequence ATGGAGCAACCAACATATCAACAACTTTTGGAAGCGGGCGTACACTTTGGTCACCTTCGCAAGAAGTGGAACCCTCAGATGTCCCCCTACATCTTCATGGAGCGCAATGGTATCCATATCATTGACCTGAACAAGACGCTCCGCATGCTGGAAACTGCGACCAAAGCTGCCAAGCAACTGGCGATCTCCGGCCGGAAGATCATGTTCGTCGCAACCAAAAAGCAAGCGAAAGAAATCGTAGCCGCCGAAGCAAAACGAGTGAACATGCCATATGTCACTGAACGTTGGCTCGGTGGAATGTTGACCAACTTCGCGACCGTGCGCAAGTCCATCAAGCGCATGAAGAACATCGAGAAGATGAAAGTCGACGGTACTTTCGAGCGGATCAACAAAAAAGAACGCTTGATGTTCACCCGTGAGCAAGCCAAATTGGAGAAAGTCATCGGTGGTATCGCCGACCTGAACCGCCTCCCTTCTGCGCTGTTCATCGTGGATATCAAAAAAGAGCACATCGCAGTGAACGAGGCGCGGAACTTGGGCATCACTACCATCGGTATGGTAGATACCAACTCCAACCCCAACTTGGTGGATTTCCCCATCCCTGCAAATGATGACGCTACCAAGTCCATCCAATTGATCCTCCGTACCATCACGGACGCGATCACTGAAGGACTCGAAGAGCGCAAAAAACGCAGAGAGGAAGATCGCGTGAAAAAAGAGGCTGATCGCCAACGCGCGGAAGAAACGGAAGCTCCTGCGGACAAATAG
- the rpsI gene encoding 30S ribosomal protein S9: MSQIVKVGRRKNAIARVFLNEAGTGKLEVNKRAFDNYFPTELLRLKVLEPFNVLEINPSQYDIAINVNGGGITGQAEAVRLGLTRALIETNEEYRSPLKKEGLVTRDARIVERKKYGKRKARKSKQFSKR; the protein is encoded by the coding sequence ATGAGTCAGATTGTTAAAGTAGGACGAAGAAAAAATGCGATAGCCCGGGTATTCCTGAACGAAGCTGGAACAGGAAAGCTTGAGGTGAACAAACGCGCATTTGACAATTACTTCCCGACTGAATTGCTCCGCCTGAAGGTATTGGAGCCATTCAACGTATTGGAGATCAATCCTAGCCAGTACGACATTGCTATCAATGTAAACGGAGGTGGAATCACTGGCCAAGCGGAAGCTGTCCGTTTGGGTCTTACCCGTGCCCTCATCGAAACCAACGAAGAGTATCGCTCTCCGCTGAAGAAAGAGGGGCTCGTTACTCGCGACGCGCGTATTGTAGAACGGAAGAAGTACGGAAAGCGCAAAGCGAGAAAGAGCAAGCAATTCTCCAAACGTTAA
- the rplM gene encoding 50S ribosomal protein L13, which translates to MDSRSYKTISANKDTVEKKWIVVDVEGKILGRAASEIAKILRGKHKPSFTPHVDCGDNVIVINADKIRLTGKKWDDKVYLRHSGYPGGQKATTAKEMLAKHPIRLVEKAVKGMLPKNSLGRKVYGNMRVYVGTEHPHAAQEPVAYEI; encoded by the coding sequence ATGGATTCGAGAAGCTATAAAACCATATCAGCCAATAAAGACACTGTAGAGAAAAAGTGGATAGTGGTTGACGTGGAAGGCAAAATTTTGGGCCGTGCAGCAAGTGAAATCGCAAAAATTTTGCGTGGCAAGCACAAGCCCTCTTTCACACCACATGTAGATTGTGGTGACAACGTGATCGTGATCAACGCCGACAAAATTCGCCTGACTGGCAAAAAGTGGGACGATAAAGTATATCTCCGCCACTCTGGATACCCAGGTGGTCAAAAAGCAACGACAGCGAAAGAGATGTTGGCAAAGCACCCCATCCGTTTGGTGGAAAAAGCTGTAAAAGGCATGCTTCCAAAAAACAGCTTGGGTAGAAAAGTGTATGGCAACATGCGCGTGTATGTAGGAACTGAGCATCCTCATGCAGCACAAGAACCCGTAGCTTACGAAATTTAA